CCCGCTCGGCGACCCGTCCGTCCTTGAGTACGACGATGACGTCCGCGTCCCGCAGCGCGCTGAGCCGGTGCGAGATCAGGAGACTGGTGCGGGTGCTCCGCTCGCTCCGCAGGGACGCGTGGATCTCGTGCTCCGCCTCCGCGTCGAGTCCGGCCGATGGCTCGTCGAGGATCATCAGTTCGCGGCGCGTGGACGCGTCGCGCAGGAATGCCCTCGCCAGTGCCAGCCGTTGCCACTGACCGCCGGAGAGGACCACGCCCGTCTCCGGGTTGCCCTTGTCCTCCTCCGTGAAGAACATCCGGGTGAGCAAGGTGTCGTAGCCCCGGGGGAGTGCGGCCAACTGGCCGTCGATTCCGGCCCGTTGGGCGGCCTGACGCATCCGCTCACGCGATCGGTGCCGTTCCGCCAGCACGGTGAGGTCGCCGAGCGCGATGTTCTCCGCCGCCGTCATGTCGTACTGCATATAGTCCTGGAACACCGCGCCCACGCGTTCCCGCAACCGCGCGGGATCGACGTCACGGATGTCCACGCCGTCCCACAGGATCGCGCCGCGCGTCGGGTCGTAGAACCGGCAGAGCAGCTTCACCAGAGTGGACTTGCCCGCCCCGTTGAGCCCGACGAGGGCCAGCGCACGGCCCTGCGGAAGGTACAGGTCGACGCCGCGCAGCACCCAGGGGAGATCGGGCGAATAGCGGAACCAGACGTCCCGGAGCTCGATCCCGTGGCGCAGTGTCGGCAGCGGGCGGGGCCGGTCCGCGACCGGGAGGTCCGAGGTGGCCTGTGTCACCGCCGTGTAGTGGTCGAACATCAGCAGCGTCTGCTGGCCCTGCGCGGCGTCGCCCGCCAGCGAGGCCAGCGCCCCCTGCACACCGGCGATCGCGGCCACGAACATGGTCACATCGCCCACCGACAGCGCCCCGCCACGCGCCGCGAGGACAGCCCAGAGCAGCCCACCGCCGGAAACCAGCGCCGCCAGTCCGCCCAGCCCCGTCTGCACGGCGATTTCGCGCCGGTCCATGGCCCGCTTCGCGGCATTGGCCGTACGCCGTTCCATCAGCATCCGCTCGCGCAGAAACGGGCCGATGCCGAAGAGCCGGACCTCCTTGGCCGCCTCCACACTCGACAGCAGATCGGCGTAGAAGAACTCCCGCCGCTCGACCGGCCCGACCTCCCACAGCATCCGCGCCCGCCGCCGGGCCAGTGCCACTTCCGACCACAGCACGGGCACCCCCGCCACCAGCAGAATCCCGGCCATCGCGGGGCTGACGAGGAGGAGCGAGCCCAGGAAGCCACCGATGGTCACCCCGGCGCGCACGACACCCAGGATGCTCTCCGCGACATGGGTGGCCGTCTCGTGGCCCGCCTGCTGGGCCAGCCGCAGCCGGTCCAGGAAGTGCGGGTTCTCGAACTTGCCCAGCCCGACGAAACCATCGACGGCGGCGAACAGCCGGTCCTGCATCTCCAGCCCCACCCGGCGGTCCAGCTCCGCTCGCGCGTATCGCATGGCCTGCGAGGCCACCACCGCCGTCACACCGAGGCAGGCCATCGCCGTTCCGGGCAGCAGCAGCGTTCCCGGGGCACCGCTCGCCAGGTCGTCCATGACCAGCTTCATCAACCAGGCCGTCACCACCGGCAACGCGCTCACCAGCAGCGACAGCCCCATGTGGAGCAGCAGGGTGCCGGGGGCGGCGCGGGCGGTGACCGCGCAGACGGCGGCGAGCCGCCGCAGCGCGATCACGGCGCGCGCGCCCGGGGCGCCCGCAGGGGCGCAGGCGGTGTCCGCCGCCGACTCCTCGTGGCCGCCTCGCCCGCGCACGGTACTCACACCGGAAGTGCCGGCCGGGACAGGTCCACCGCGTCGTCGGTGACCACGACCTCGCCCTCGGCATCCGGCGCGACCATGAGCACGGTGGGGAAGGCCATGATCTCGAACGCCGCGCCCATGGGTTCCTCGTTGCGGGTCTGGGTCACGACCTTCGCCACCGACCGCAGTTCGGCGACCATGGGCGCGGCCAGGTCCTCATCGCCCACCACGGCGGCCAGCACCCGATCGCGTCCGCCGGGCACCGTACGGGCGTACTCCAGGAACTTCGGCAGCTGCTCCTTGCACGGCCCGCAGGTCGGGGTGAAGAAGCCCACCAAGGTGGTCCCGGTCATCATGGCGCGGCTCAACGGCTCGCCGTCCACGGTGTGGGTGGTGAACTCACCCACCGGCTCGCCGAGTTCGATCGCCGAGCGTGGCCGGTCGACGGACCTCGCCGCCAGCAGCTCGCCGTGCTCCCGCAGGCGCTTGATCACGCCCAGGGTGAGGATCAGGTCCAGCGAACACAGTGCCCCCACGAGCACCACGGCGCTGATCAGGACTGGCATGGTTCCTCCCGGATGTCCCGGATATCCCGGATGGCCTTCGGATGGTGTGTGCGCGCGTCGAATCGGGGATCCGCCGGGCCCTGGACGGGGCGAAGAGCTCGGCCAGGTCGTCGAGTACGGTCACCAGGGCACCCGCGACGAGCCCGGCGGCCGCCGCCACGAGCGCTCCCGTCGCCGTCGCCGGTGCCGGGCCCGCCAGTGTCATCAGGCCGGCCGCCGCCGCGATGGCGGTCAGCACTACATTGCGCAGGAGATGGCGGCGGCCCAGCGGGGCCGCCGAGGCCCCGAAACAGCGGCAGGTGGCGCCCGTTCCCCGCCGTATCGTGCGGGCTGTCGCCGCCGAGAAAACGCTCAACAGCCCCGCCGCGAGGGCCAGTCCGGCCATGGTGGCGCCGTCCGAGGGCGGGATGAGCAGGGCACAGACCGCGCCCTCCGCGGTGACCACGGCCGCCGCCGCGGGTTCGACCAGCCGCGGTGGGACCACTCCCATGGCGGGCAGCGATTCCACGAAGGCCGCGAACCTGCCCCGGCCCGCCGACTTGCTCAGGAAGGCGATCAGGAAGACCACGCCGATCATGGCCCGGACCGCGATCACCAGATACTGCACGGCAACCCTTTCAATCGAGGTAGGGATGCGGGCTGAGCGTGAAGACGGCCCCCGAATGCCCCCGTTGGCCACTCGGGGGCCGCCTGCCCGCTGTCGTTCAGCGGTGCGCCGCGTACGCCGTCGTCCAGGAGCAGACGGCGGCCGGCGCGGCCCTGCGCGGTGTCAGCAGCCCACGCAACCGGTGCAGTCGAAGCCTCCGGCCGAGTTCTTGCAGCACCGGGCGTTACAGCTGCACGAACCGCCGTACTGCCGGTTGCACTGCCAGCATTGCGGCCAGCACTGCTTCACCTGCACGGCAGAGGCCTCCACCTGGGGAACGAACAGGCCGAGCAGCCTGCTGCCCATCGTGGTGAGCGTCCTGTACATGTCCACCCTCCTTCCGTCGAGTCCGGCCCGGCTCCGTGGACTGGGCGCGGGCCGATGTGGGGTCGAGCCGGCAGACGGCGCCTGCCGACTCCGCCACCATCGCGATCCGGCAGGAGGGATGTCTTGTACGAATGCGACGCCGGGAGCGCGCGGCCCTCACTCGGCGAGCAGAACGCTGGTGACCTGATCGGGCAGGAAGTCCAGCGGGTCGCCGGGCTTGGAGGACGCCCGGCGGGTTCCGAACCGGCCCGGCGTACAGCCGACCCGGTCCTTGAAGGCCCGGGTGAAATGGGCCTGGTCGTAGTAGCCCGCGAGGGCCGCCGCCTCCGCCCACGGCAGACCGCCGTCCTGGAGGCGCAAAGCCTCCTGTAGCCGCAGCACCTGGGCGAACTGCTTGGGTGGCAGGCCCACTTGCTCGCGGAAACGCCGCTCCAGCCGTCGGCGGCTCCATCCGGTCTCGGTGGCCAGGTCCCCCACGCGTATCCGGCCGTGGGTGCGTCCCATCCGCCGCCATGCCCAGACCACCTCGGGCGCGCACTCCGGCCCGGCCTGGGCCCGGGCCGCGAACACCCCGTCGAGCACGTCGAAGCGCGATGTCCAGTCGCGGCACTCGGACAGGCGGCAGAGGAGGCGGCCCGCCTCCCGGCCGAGAAGATCGGCCGGGTCCAGGTTGCGCTCCGCCAGCTCGGCCATCGGCATGCCGAAGAAGCGGAAGGCCGCGATCGGCGTCAGCATGACCGTCACACCGGACAACTGGCCGGTGTGCTCGCCCAGCGTGGCGGTGGCCCGTAAGCCGTTGATCATTGAGGTTCCGGTGACGGACTGGCGCGGATCCACCGCGTCGGCGATCCGTACCGGCTCGCCGAACCCGAGCATCACCTTCACCACACCGTCCGGCACCAGCAGCCGACATCGGGGCTGACGCGCCCCGAACCGGAAGCCCCGGTATCCCAGCACATGCTCGCGCGCGGCGGCACCGGGTTTCCTGGTGATCAGCTCTCGTGAATCCGCCGCACTCGATAAGGCCCTCGGCGAGTGCTTCTTGTGCATTTTGCTTCCCCCTCGTGTCCGTGGATCGGTCACATAGGGCCCATCGTGTCCGGCGGGGGGAGGCGGGGACCACAGCGATCAGGCCAATGCGGACGGCGGGGCCGCGCCAGTGCACCGACTACCCGTCGCCGCTCCGCTCCGCGAACCGGTTCCACCAGTAGGTCGAGCCGTAGGCCCCGCGACCGGGGATGCCCCGCGTCGCGCGGCCGCACCGCCTGACCGTTGCGCTCCGGCCAGGCGTCGGACTCCACGGCAGGCTCAGGCTGTGCACTGCCCGGTCGCCTGCCGGCAGGCGCGTATGTAGTCCAGCACCAGGGGACGGTGGTCATCGGCGCGCCGGGCGAGTGCGTACTGGCTCGGTGAGAGGCCGCGCACCGGCCGGGTCACGACGCCGCCCAGGGTGATGAGCGGCGCGTTCCCGTTGGCCAGCAGGCAGACCCCGCGCCCGTCCACCAGCGCCTCGTACGTCTCCTCGGTACTGGCGATCTCGGCGCCGACGATCGGTGGCCGGCCGCCACGGGCGTCCGTGGCGAGCCAGTACTCCCGGAGCGCACCGGCGCTCGGCGGCAGTGCGAGGAACGGCTCGTCCAGCAGGTCGGCGAAGTCGACCGTGTCCCGGGCGGCCAGGGGATGCTCCTCGGGCAGCGCGACCAGACGGGGTTCCTGGGCCACCACCACCCAGGTGTAGCGGTCCGGGTCGGGCATCGGGAGCCAGACGAAGGCGAGGTCGCTGGAGCCGTCCGCGAGACCCGCGGTCGGATCCTCCCAGCTCACCTGGCGCAGTTTCATAAGGGCGTCGGGGTGGGCGTCGGTGAACCGGGACCTGATCCCCGGCAGCAGACCGCCGCGGCCCGGGCTGGTGCTCATCCCCACGACGAGGGTCGCCCGTTGCCCGGCCTTGGCCTTCTCGACCGCTTCCCGCGCGGCGTCCCATGCGGCGAGCACCTGCTGGGCGTGGGGCAGCAGTGCGGCGCCCACCGGTGTGAGCCGGACACTCCTGCCGTCCCGTACGAACAGCGGCGCGCCGAGCAGGCGCTCCAGCATCCGGATCTGCTTGCTCAGCGCCGGCTGTGAGATGAACAGCCGCTCGGCCGCGCGGGTGAAGCGCAACTCCTCGGCCACGGCGGTGAAGTACCGGAGATCCCTCCCATGCACATCCATAACCATCGGTTATCACAGCGGGTCTTGGACGCGCAAAGGGCTTCTCCGCGAGAGTCGATCCCGGAGAGCACAACACTTACGTGAAGGGATGTCCGATGGGCAAGGTCTGGCTGGTGACCGGGGCGAACAGTGGCTTCGGCCGGGCGATCACCGAGGCCGCGGTGGCCGCCGGGGACGTGGTCGTGGCCACCGCACGCCGTGTGGAGGCGCTGAGCGACCTCGTGGCCGCGCACCCCGACCAGGTGGAGGCGCTGACGCTGGACGTCACCGATATCGCCGGGATCGAGGCCACCGTGCGGGATGTGGTGAGCCGTCACGGCAGGGTCGACGTCCTGGTCAACAACGCGGGGCGCGGCCACGTCGGCGCGGCCGAGGAGACCACCGACGCTGAGCTGCGCTCGCTGTTCGACCTGCATGTCTTCGGGCCGGCCGCCCTGGTCAGGGCCGTGCTTCCCGCCATGCGGGCCCGGCGCTCCGGTGCGATCGTCCAGATGAGCAGCATGAGCGGCCAGATGTCCTTCGCCGGATTCTCCGCCTACAGCGCCACCAAATTCGCCCTGGAGGGATTCTCGGAGGCGCTGGTGGCGGAGGTGCGCCCGCTCGGCATCAAGGTGCTCATCGTGGAGCCCGGCGCCTTTCGTACCAGCCTGATGGACAACACCGGCGCCAGCGAGGAGATCGCCGACTACGCCGAGACGGTCGGGCCCACCCGGCGGATGACCCGGACCGCCGGGGGCGCGGAGCCGGGCGACCCGGCCAGGGCCGCGGCGGCGATCCTGGCCGCCCTGAACGCCGAGCCGACGCCGCTGCGGCTGCCCCTGGGCAGCGACGCGGTCGACGCGGTCCTCACCCACCTCGACGCCATCCGCTCCGACGTCACCACCTGGGAGAAGACCGCTCGCGACACCGCCTACCCGCGGTAGACACCACCTCGGACGTTCACCGCTGAGGGTCCGTTTCCCGCTGGGCGGCGTACCAGCCCAGTGCGCCCGGCCCGTGGCCGGACGCCTATGGCCGCCGTATCAGGCCGGTGAGGTGACGGTCCGGCCGAGGTGCCGGGCGAAGAACCGGACCGCGCTGTCGGCCTCGAACCTGGGCACTTCCTTGTGCCGGCCCGCGTTGGCGTGCAACGTCTTCTCCTTCGAGGCGAAGGCGTCGAACAACGCCAGACCGGACTGGCGCGGGATGTGCTCGTCGTCCCACTGGAGCACGAACTCGATCGGAATGGTGATCCGCTGGGCCGTCTCGGCCAAGTCGTGCCAGAAGATGCCGAAGACCGCGGCGGTGATCCTGGGCTCGGCCGCCACCAGCGGCACCCCGATCGCGGTGCCCATGTTCAGACCGAAGTAGCCGACCGGCCCGTCCGCGCCGATCTCCGGCAGCTCCTGGAGGGCGTCCAGTGTCGCCCGCCACTCCGGTACGGCACGCTCGGCCAGATGGGCGTTGTAGCGGACGACGATCGGGCCGACCGGCTCGCCCGCCGCCATCGCCCGCCGCATCGCGGCGATCTCCCGCTCATCGACCG
This genomic interval from Streptomyces asiaticus contains the following:
- a CDS encoding alpha/beta hydrolase, producing the protein MNPLQFTAETSSSGVMERDFTVGEVTGVLWSPATGPERAPLVLMGHGGGTHKKAPAMSGRAERLIAGCGFHVAVIDAPGHGGRPRTAVDEREIAAMRRAMAAGEPVGPIVVRYNAHLAERAVPEWRATLDALQELPEIGADGPVGYFGLNMGTAIGVPLVAAEPRITAAVFGIFWHDLAETAQRITIPIEFVLQWDDEHIPRQSGLALFDAFASKEKTLHANAGRHKEVPRFEADSAVRFFARHLGRTVTSPA
- a CDS encoding helix-turn-helix domain-containing protein, whose product is MHKKHSPRALSSAADSRELITRKPGAAAREHVLGYRGFRFGARQPRCRLLVPDGVVKVMLGFGEPVRIADAVDPRQSVTGTSMINGLRATATLGEHTGQLSGVTVMLTPIAAFRFFGMPMAELAERNLDPADLLGREAGRLLCRLSECRDWTSRFDVLDGVFAARAQAGPECAPEVVWAWRRMGRTHGRIRVGDLATETGWSRRRLERRFREQVGLPPKQFAQVLRLQEALRLQDGGLPWAEAAALAGYYDQAHFTRAFKDRVGCTPGRFGTRRASSKPGDPLDFLPDQVTSVLLAE
- a CDS encoding LysR family transcriptional regulator, translating into MVMDVHGRDLRYFTAVAEELRFTRAAERLFISQPALSKQIRMLERLLGAPLFVRDGRSVRLTPVGAALLPHAQQVLAAWDAAREAVEKAKAGQRATLVVGMSTSPGRGGLLPGIRSRFTDAHPDALMKLRQVSWEDPTAGLADGSSDLAFVWLPMPDPDRYTWVVVAQEPRLVALPEEHPLAARDTVDFADLLDEPFLALPPSAGALREYWLATDARGGRPPIVGAEIASTEETYEALVDGRGVCLLANGNAPLITLGGVVTRPVRGLSPSQYALARRADDHRPLVLDYIRACRQATGQCTA
- a CDS encoding TlpA family protein disulfide reductase produces the protein MDLILTLGVIKRLREHGELLAARSVDRPRSAIELGEPVGEFTTHTVDGEPLSRAMMTGTTLVGFFTPTCGPCKEQLPKFLEYARTVPGGRDRVLAAVVGDEDLAAPMVAELRSVAKVVTQTRNEEPMGAAFEIMAFPTVLMVAPDAEGEVVVTDDAVDLSRPALPV
- a CDS encoding ABC transporter ATP-binding protein gives rise to the protein MSTVRGRGGHEESAADTACAPAGAPGARAVIALRRLAAVCAVTARAAPGTLLLHMGLSLLVSALPVVTAWLMKLVMDDLASGAPGTLLLPGTAMACLGVTAVVASQAMRYARAELDRRVGLEMQDRLFAAVDGFVGLGKFENPHFLDRLRLAQQAGHETATHVAESILGVVRAGVTIGGFLGSLLLVSPAMAGILLVAGVPVLWSEVALARRRARMLWEVGPVERREFFYADLLSSVEAAKEVRLFGIGPFLRERMLMERRTANAAKRAMDRREIAVQTGLGGLAALVSGGGLLWAVLAARGGALSVGDVTMFVAAIAGVQGALASLAGDAAQGQQTLLMFDHYTAVTQATSDLPVADRPRPLPTLRHGIELRDVWFRYSPDLPWVLRGVDLYLPQGRALALVGLNGAGKSTLVKLLCRFYDPTRGAILWDGVDIRDVDPARLRERVGAVFQDYMQYDMTAAENIALGDLTVLAERHRSRERMRQAAQRAGIDGQLAALPRGYDTLLTRMFFTEEDKGNPETGVVLSGGQWQRLALARAFLRDASTRRELMILDEPSAGLDAEAEHEIHASLRSERSTRTSLLISHRLSALRDADVIVVLKDGRVAERGNHTLLMAAGGEYARLFTLQAGGYQLSAGDSPVAPEEAV
- a CDS encoding MauE/DoxX family redox-associated membrane protein, giving the protein MANGGIRGPSSRSARIPTSIERVAVQYLVIAVRAMIGVVFLIAFLSKSAGRGRFAAFVESLPAMGVVPPRLVEPAAAAVVTAEGAVCALLIPPSDGATMAGLALAAGLLSVFSAATARTIRRGTGATCRCFGASAAPLGRRHLLRNVVLTAIAAAAGLMTLAGPAPATATGALVAAAAGLVAGALVTVLDDLAELFAPSRARRIPDSTRAHTIRRPSGISGTSGRNHASPDQRRGARGGTVFAGPDPHPGRDQAPAGARRAAGGEVRRPATLGDRTRRAGG
- a CDS encoding oxidoreductase — protein: MGKVWLVTGANSGFGRAITEAAVAAGDVVVATARRVEALSDLVAAHPDQVEALTLDVTDIAGIEATVRDVVSRHGRVDVLVNNAGRGHVGAAEETTDAELRSLFDLHVFGPAALVRAVLPAMRARRSGAIVQMSSMSGQMSFAGFSAYSATKFALEGFSEALVAEVRPLGIKVLIVEPGAFRTSLMDNTGASEEIADYAETVGPTRRMTRTAGGAEPGDPARAAAAILAALNAEPTPLRLPLGSDAVDAVLTHLDAIRSDVTTWEKTARDTAYPR